In Phoenix dactylifera cultivar Barhee BC4 chromosome 11, palm_55x_up_171113_PBpolish2nd_filt_p, whole genome shotgun sequence, the following are encoded in one genomic region:
- the LOC120112295 gene encoding uncharacterized protein LOC120112295: MTGGSLGLRSSGSYGSLQSQLHNGATLPIQSTSGSVSVRKPPKMLLQSSREKERFLPWICKLAGRRKIGMLLLLVASAAVVLSFIPAMSKDEDASEGPQTNLGSSYHVWGLVRTGGTALRNFTPPFTPVKENKTEITAMPNQQSASGDNETQPPAPVLPPRAIFIHHPCENFSFSPPPTDRKRTGPRPCPVCYIPIEQAMTFMPALPSVSPVLKNLTYVSEEKLTENKTNGGSLFGGHPSLQQRNESFDIRESMTVHCGFVGGKKPGQGTGFDIDDADLLDMEQCRGVVVASAIFGNYDVMQQPRNISEYAKRNACFYMFVDKETENYIKNTTNLDSIWRVGLWRVVVVRNLPYVDARRNGKVPKLLLHRLFPNARFSLWIDGKLELVVDPYQILERFLWRKNATFAISRHYRRFDVFEEAEANKAAGKYDNASIDYQIEFYKREGLTHYSPAKLPVTSDVPEGCVIIREHIPITNLFTCLWFNEVDRFTSRDQLSFSTVRDKIMFRVNWSISMFMDCERRNFVVQAYHKDLLEQRLASLSRQPAPGVIHESPGNSVPRNVLDGLAKTPPSRKVPMRRARDRRSGSRRHGLRAATVRENYSI; encoded by the exons ATGACTGGAGGGTCGTTGGGTCTTCGATCCTCGGGGAGTTATGGATCATTGCAATCGCAGCTGCACAACGGTGCCACATTGCCGATTCAGTCAACATCTGGCTCCGTCTCCGTCCGCAAGCCGCCGAAGATGCTCCTCCAGAGctcgagagagaaggagaggttcCTGCCTTGGATCTGCAAGCTCGCCGGCAGGAGGAAGATTGGGATGCTGCTCTTGCTCGTCGCTTCAGCTGCAGTCGTTCTGTCGTTCATCCCTGCTATGAGTAAAG ATGAAGATGCATCAGAAGGTCCTCAGACTAACTTGGGCTCTTCATATCATGTCTGGGGTCTTGTAAGAACTGGTGGGACAGCATTGCGTAATTTCACACCTCCTTTCACTCCTGTAAAAGAGAACAAGACAGAGATAACAGCGATGCCAAACCAACAGTCTGCAAGTGGTGATAATGAAACCCAGCCTCCTGCTCCAGTTCTTCCTCCGAGAGCAATTTTTATACACCATCCTTGTgaaaatttttccttttctccccCACCAACTGATAGGAAGCGCACTGGCCCACGAC CATGTCCTGTGTGCTATATCCCTATAGAGCAGGCCATGACCTTCATGCCAGCATTGCCATCAGTATCACCTGTCCTTAAGAACTTAACTTATGTTTCTGAAGAAAAGTTAACAGAGAATAAGACAAATGGAGGTTCTCTATTTGGAGGACATCCATCTCTGCAGCAGAGAAATGAATCTTTTGATATTAGAGAGTCAATGACTGTGCATTGTGG ATTTGTTGGAGGCAAGAAACCTGGTCAAGGGACTGGTTTTGACATAGATGATGCTGATCTTCTTGATATGGAGCAATGCCGTGGTGTCGTCGTAGCCTCTGCTATTTTTG GAAATTATGATGTAATGCAACAACCAAGAAACATTAGCGAATATGCAAAGAGAAATGCATGCTTTTATATGTTTGTGGATAAGGAAACAGAAAACTACATAAAGAACACCACTAACCTGGACAGCATTTGGAGAGTTGGGTTATGGAGAGTGGTGGTAGTTCGAAACCTTCCTTATGTCGATGCAAGGCGTAATGGAAAG GTTCCAAAACTACTGCTTCATAGACTTTTCCCTAATGCACGGTTTTCTCTTTGGATTGATGGAAAGCTCGAGCTTGTTGTGGATCCCTACCAAATTCTTGAGAG ATTTTTGTGGCGGAAGAATGCCACTTTTGCAATCTCCAGGCACTACAGACGGTTTGATGTTTTTGAGGAAGCAGAGGCAAATAAAGCTGCGGGAAAGTATGATAATGCCTCAATTGACtaccaaattgagttttataAGAGGGAGGGTTTGACGCATTATTCCCCAGCTAAGCTTCCTGTTACAAGTG ATGTCCCTGAAGGCTGTGTGATCATCAGAGAACATATTCCTATCACCAATCTCTTCACCTGTCTGTGGTTTAATGAGGTTGATCGTTTTACCTCTAGAGATCAACTCAGTTTCAGTACTGTAAGGGACAAAATTATGTTTAGGGTAAACTGGAGTATCAGCATGTTTATGGACTGTGAAAGGCGCAACTTTGTTGTTCAG GCATACCACAAAGACTTGCTAGAACAAAGGCTAGCTTCTTTAAGTCGTCAACCGGCCCCTGGGGTGATTCATGAATCACCTGGAAATTCAGTTCCACGTAATGTTCTGGATGGGCTTGCAAAAACTCCTCCATCCAGGAAAGTGCCCATGAGGCGT
- the LOC120112296 gene encoding protein SPA1-RELATED 4-like isoform X2, giving the protein MEGSEEASGWERSSTSRAPNTAACVVSSGSLGPAAGPRDKSREEEEELGRLLSCTEDGSFRPAGAAAAEEEEEEGVEVSLREWLDRRGRPVDLLESLHVFRQIVEAVSLAHSQGVVVSNVRPSCFVLSPFNRVSFIESASCSTSGSDSCEDGSGADDRPRGRYRPLEQEGTPEAAASEGPSDAICLPSGSAYVDEVEVLGEEKKAFPLKQILRMELHWYTSPEEASGGSSTFASDIYRLGVILFELFCTFDSLDDKLRTMSNLRHRVLPPQLLLKWPKEASFCLWLLHPQPESRPKMSEVLKSEFLNQPKHSLEEREAAIKLREEIEVQELLLEFLLQLQQRKQEAADRLHDTICFLSADIEEVLNQQSILKQKGGSYAEPEKEEHSAINKVDQPLHYPAIAPRSEIHPQIQEDFLSKSSRLMKNLKKLEAAYFSTRCRVVMPSSKPIINPLTSSGRGSVVRTEGSSVGDFASKEGHSGGRNNKWINPFLEGLCKYLSFSKLKVKAEVKQGDILSCSNLVCSLGFDRDKEFFAAAGVNKKIKIFEYDMILNQDRDIHYPVVEMVSRSKLSCICWNNYIKNQIASSDFEGIVQVWDVTRGQVFGEMREHEKRVWSVDFSLVDPTKLASGSDDGAVKLWNINQVGSIGTIRTKANVCSVQFQPDSACSLAIGSADHNIYCYDLRNTRMPFYTLVGHTKTVSYVKYLHASNIVSASTDNSLKLWDLSTSTSRILDNPLQTFTGHINVKNFVGLSIFDGYIATGSETNEVFVYHKAFPMPVLSYKFSMTDPISGQEVDDASQFISCVCWRGQSSSTLLAANSSGNIRLLEMV; this is encoded by the exons ATGGAGGGGTCGGAGGAGGCGTCGGGCTGGGAAAGGTCCTCCACTTCCAGGGCCCCCAATACCGCCGCCTGCGTCgtctcgagtggcagcttgggCCCGGCGGCTGGCCCGCGAGACAAgtcgagggaggaggaggaggagctgggCCGCCTGCTGTCCTGCACCGAGGACGGGAGCTTTCGGCCGGCCggcgcggcggcggcggaggaggaggaggaagagggcgtGGAGGTGAGCCTGAGGGAGTGGCTGGACCGTCGGGGCCGGCCGGTGGACCTCCTTGAGAGCCTCCATGTCTTCCGGCAGATCGTCGAGGCCGTGAGCCTCGCCCACTCGCAGGGCGTCGTCGTCAGCAACGTCCGCCCCTCCTGCTTCGTTCTATCGCCCTTCAACCGTGTCTCCTTTATCGAGTCTGCCTCCTGCTCCACCTCCGGCTCCGATTCCTGCGAGGATGGCAGCGGCGCAGACGATAGGCCTCGTGGCCGATACCGGCCTTTAGAGCAAGAGGGGACTCCCGAGGCCGCCGCCTCTGAGGGACCGTCGGACGCCATCTGTCTGCCCTCAGGCTCGGCGTATGTGGATGAGGTGGAGGTCTTGGGGGAGGAGAAAAAGGCATTTCCTTTGAAGCAGATACTGCGCATGGAGTTGCATTGGTATACAAGCCCGGAGGAAGCCAGTGGCGGTTCAAGTACATTCGCGTCGGATATCTACCGATTGGGTGTTATTCTATTTGAG CTGTTCTGCACGTTCGACTCACTGGATGACAAGCTTAGGACCATGTCCAACTTGAGACATCGTGTTCTTCCCCCTCAGCTGCTGCTCAAGTGGCCAAAGGAAGCTTCTTTTTGCTTGTGGTTGTTGCACCCTCAGCCGGAAAGCCGACCAAAGATGAG TGAGGTATTAAAAAGTGAGTTTCTAAATCAACCAAAACATAGTTTGGAAGAGCGTGAAGCAGCAATTAAGTTAAGAGAGGAGATAGAAGTTCAAGAATTGCTCCTGGAATTTCTTTTGCAGTTGCAGCAAAGAAAACAGGAAGCTGCTGATAGATTGCATGATACAATCTGTTTTCTCTCTGCTGACATAGAAGAGGTTCTAAACCAGCAGTCAATTCTCAAGCAGAAAGGAGGCTCCTATGCAGAGCCAGAGAAAGAGGAGCATTCTGCTATAAATAAAGTGGACCAACCTTTGCATTATCCTGCAATAG CTCCCAGATCAGAGATACACCCTCAGATTCAGGAAGATTTTCTGTCAAAAAGTTCTCGATTGATGAAGAACTTAAAAAAATTGGAAGCAGCTTATTTCTCAACAAGATGCAGGGTGGTGATGCCGTCAAGCAAGCCCATAATTAATCCACTTACTAGTAGTGGAAGAGGATCAGTTGTTAGGACTGAAGGAAGTTCAGTTGGTGATTTTGCTTCTAAAGAGGGCCATAGTGGTGGAAGAAATAACAAATGGATAAATCCATTTCTTGAGGGGTTATGCAAGTATCTGTCGTTCAGCAAATTGAAAGTTAAGGCTGAAGTAAAGCAAGGAGATATTTTAAGCTGTTCAAATCTAGTATGCTCCTTGGGTTTTGATCGGGATAAAGAATTTTTTGCAGCTGCCGGTGTAAATAAGAAGATTAAAATCTTTGAATATGATATGATTCTAAATCAAGATCGTGATATTCATTATCCTGTAGTTGAAATGGTGAGTAGGTCAAAACTTAGTTGTATTTGCTGGAACAATTATATCAAGAACCAGATAGCTTCAAGTGACTTTGAAGGTATAGTGCAG GTTTGGGATGTTACAAGAGGCCAAGTGTTTGGAGAAATGAGGGAGCATGAGAAGCGCGTATGGTCTGTGGACTTTTCACTTGTGGATCCAACAAAGTTGGCTAGTGGAAGCGATGATGGTGCAGTGAAGCTGTGGAATATCAATCAG GTTGGAAGCATTGGTACCATCAGAACAAAGGCAAATGTGTGCTCTGTTCAGTTCCAACCTGATTCTGCATGCTCACTAGCAATTGGTTCAGCAGATCATAATATCTATTGCTATGATCTTCGCAACACGAGAATGCCATTTTATACATTAGTTGGTCACACAAAGACTGTGAGCTATGTGAAGTATTTACATGCATCAAATATTGTATCTGCATCCACTGACAACTCATTGAAGCTCTGGGACTTGTCTACAAGTACATCGAGGATACTGGACAACCCTCTTCAGACCTTCACAGGGCATATAAATGTAAAG AATTTTGTTGGCCTATCTATATTTGATGGATACATTGCTACGGGCTCGGAAACCAATGAG GTTTTTGTCTATCACAAAGCCTTTCCTATGCCAGTCTTGTCGTACAAATTCAGTATGACAGACCCCATATCAGGCCAGGAGGTTGATGACGCATCGCAGTTCATTTCGTGCGTCTGCTGGCGTGGTCAATCTTCTTCCACCTTGCTTGCTGCAAATTCTAGTGGGAACATCAGACTCTTGGAGATGGTATGA
- the LOC120112296 gene encoding protein SPA1-RELATED 4-like isoform X1: MEGSEEASGWERSSTSRAPNTAACVVSSGSLGPAAGPRDKSREEEEELGRLLSCTEDGSFRPAGAAAAEEEEEEGVEVSLREWLDRRGRPVDLLESLHVFRQIVEAVSLAHSQGVVVSNVRPSCFVLSPFNRVSFIESASCSTSGSDSCEDGSGADDRPRGRYRPLEQEGTPEAAASEGPSDAICLPSGSAYVDEVEVLGEEKKAFPLKQILRMELHWYTSPEEASGGSSTFASDIYRLGVILFELFCTFDSLDDKLRTMSNLRHRVLPPQLLLKWPKEASFCLWLLHPQPESRPKMSEVLKSEFLNQPKHSLEEREAAIKLREEIEVQELLLEFLLQLQQRKQEAADRLHDTICFLSADIEEVLNQQSILKQKGGSYAEPEKEEHSAINKVDQPLHYPAIGEYSSCSGSRKRFRPGIQNFNDKEHNNMLDAAPRSEIHPQIQEDFLSKSSRLMKNLKKLEAAYFSTRCRVVMPSSKPIINPLTSSGRGSVVRTEGSSVGDFASKEGHSGGRNNKWINPFLEGLCKYLSFSKLKVKAEVKQGDILSCSNLVCSLGFDRDKEFFAAAGVNKKIKIFEYDMILNQDRDIHYPVVEMVSRSKLSCICWNNYIKNQIASSDFEGIVQVWDVTRGQVFGEMREHEKRVWSVDFSLVDPTKLASGSDDGAVKLWNINQVGSIGTIRTKANVCSVQFQPDSACSLAIGSADHNIYCYDLRNTRMPFYTLVGHTKTVSYVKYLHASNIVSASTDNSLKLWDLSTSTSRILDNPLQTFTGHINVKNFVGLSIFDGYIATGSETNEVFVYHKAFPMPVLSYKFSMTDPISGQEVDDASQFISCVCWRGQSSSTLLAANSSGNIRLLEMV; the protein is encoded by the exons ATGGAGGGGTCGGAGGAGGCGTCGGGCTGGGAAAGGTCCTCCACTTCCAGGGCCCCCAATACCGCCGCCTGCGTCgtctcgagtggcagcttgggCCCGGCGGCTGGCCCGCGAGACAAgtcgagggaggaggaggaggagctgggCCGCCTGCTGTCCTGCACCGAGGACGGGAGCTTTCGGCCGGCCggcgcggcggcggcggaggaggaggaggaagagggcgtGGAGGTGAGCCTGAGGGAGTGGCTGGACCGTCGGGGCCGGCCGGTGGACCTCCTTGAGAGCCTCCATGTCTTCCGGCAGATCGTCGAGGCCGTGAGCCTCGCCCACTCGCAGGGCGTCGTCGTCAGCAACGTCCGCCCCTCCTGCTTCGTTCTATCGCCCTTCAACCGTGTCTCCTTTATCGAGTCTGCCTCCTGCTCCACCTCCGGCTCCGATTCCTGCGAGGATGGCAGCGGCGCAGACGATAGGCCTCGTGGCCGATACCGGCCTTTAGAGCAAGAGGGGACTCCCGAGGCCGCCGCCTCTGAGGGACCGTCGGACGCCATCTGTCTGCCCTCAGGCTCGGCGTATGTGGATGAGGTGGAGGTCTTGGGGGAGGAGAAAAAGGCATTTCCTTTGAAGCAGATACTGCGCATGGAGTTGCATTGGTATACAAGCCCGGAGGAAGCCAGTGGCGGTTCAAGTACATTCGCGTCGGATATCTACCGATTGGGTGTTATTCTATTTGAG CTGTTCTGCACGTTCGACTCACTGGATGACAAGCTTAGGACCATGTCCAACTTGAGACATCGTGTTCTTCCCCCTCAGCTGCTGCTCAAGTGGCCAAAGGAAGCTTCTTTTTGCTTGTGGTTGTTGCACCCTCAGCCGGAAAGCCGACCAAAGATGAG TGAGGTATTAAAAAGTGAGTTTCTAAATCAACCAAAACATAGTTTGGAAGAGCGTGAAGCAGCAATTAAGTTAAGAGAGGAGATAGAAGTTCAAGAATTGCTCCTGGAATTTCTTTTGCAGTTGCAGCAAAGAAAACAGGAAGCTGCTGATAGATTGCATGATACAATCTGTTTTCTCTCTGCTGACATAGAAGAGGTTCTAAACCAGCAGTCAATTCTCAAGCAGAAAGGAGGCTCCTATGCAGAGCCAGAGAAAGAGGAGCATTCTGCTATAAATAAAGTGGACCAACCTTTGCATTATCCTGCAATAGGTGAGTATTCATCCTGCTCTGGTTCCAGAAAACGCTTCAGACCAGGAATTCAGAATTTTAATGACAAAGAGCATAATAATATGCTTGATGCAGCTCCCAGATCAGAGATACACCCTCAGATTCAGGAAGATTTTCTGTCAAAAAGTTCTCGATTGATGAAGAACTTAAAAAAATTGGAAGCAGCTTATTTCTCAACAAGATGCAGGGTGGTGATGCCGTCAAGCAAGCCCATAATTAATCCACTTACTAGTAGTGGAAGAGGATCAGTTGTTAGGACTGAAGGAAGTTCAGTTGGTGATTTTGCTTCTAAAGAGGGCCATAGTGGTGGAAGAAATAACAAATGGATAAATCCATTTCTTGAGGGGTTATGCAAGTATCTGTCGTTCAGCAAATTGAAAGTTAAGGCTGAAGTAAAGCAAGGAGATATTTTAAGCTGTTCAAATCTAGTATGCTCCTTGGGTTTTGATCGGGATAAAGAATTTTTTGCAGCTGCCGGTGTAAATAAGAAGATTAAAATCTTTGAATATGATATGATTCTAAATCAAGATCGTGATATTCATTATCCTGTAGTTGAAATGGTGAGTAGGTCAAAACTTAGTTGTATTTGCTGGAACAATTATATCAAGAACCAGATAGCTTCAAGTGACTTTGAAGGTATAGTGCAG GTTTGGGATGTTACAAGAGGCCAAGTGTTTGGAGAAATGAGGGAGCATGAGAAGCGCGTATGGTCTGTGGACTTTTCACTTGTGGATCCAACAAAGTTGGCTAGTGGAAGCGATGATGGTGCAGTGAAGCTGTGGAATATCAATCAG GTTGGAAGCATTGGTACCATCAGAACAAAGGCAAATGTGTGCTCTGTTCAGTTCCAACCTGATTCTGCATGCTCACTAGCAATTGGTTCAGCAGATCATAATATCTATTGCTATGATCTTCGCAACACGAGAATGCCATTTTATACATTAGTTGGTCACACAAAGACTGTGAGCTATGTGAAGTATTTACATGCATCAAATATTGTATCTGCATCCACTGACAACTCATTGAAGCTCTGGGACTTGTCTACAAGTACATCGAGGATACTGGACAACCCTCTTCAGACCTTCACAGGGCATATAAATGTAAAG AATTTTGTTGGCCTATCTATATTTGATGGATACATTGCTACGGGCTCGGAAACCAATGAG GTTTTTGTCTATCACAAAGCCTTTCCTATGCCAGTCTTGTCGTACAAATTCAGTATGACAGACCCCATATCAGGCCAGGAGGTTGATGACGCATCGCAGTTCATTTCGTGCGTCTGCTGGCGTGGTCAATCTTCTTCCACCTTGCTTGCTGCAAATTCTAGTGGGAACATCAGACTCTTGGAGATGGTATGA
- the LOC103708935 gene encoding uncharacterized protein LOC103708935, translated as MEEKVAMREREWIHGGVSLSAMVLGFFEEGGGNELGRDPFEGDGECSDEEDGGDGSESNARENKAFWKTQHQLLQEGLSRDSLAEAKVRMSTEDAVKKMQSMGLVCICPNRMAKGCRNCALRHITERLREAGYNSALCKSKWSRSLDIPSGEHSYVDVVMEAKNGRRNPIRVVIELNLRAEFEMARASEEYNQLVNCLPEVFVGKSEKLKNAIKIMCSAAKKCMKDNKMHLGPWRKHKYMQSKWLGTPERMDPGPGAPFLPTAASDRQPKLRASMLTFDLHRTAVEVI; from the exons ATGGAGGAAAAGGTGGCCATGAGAGAGAGGGAGTGGATACACGGTGGAGTGAGCCTTTCTGCAATGGTGTTGGGGTTCTTTGAAGAAGGGGGAGGAAATGAACTGGGCCGCGACCCATTCGAGGGTGATGGTGAATGCAGCGATGAAGAGGATGGCGGAGATGGCTCGGAAAGTAATGCTCGAGAAAACAAGGCTTTCTGGAAGACCCAACACCAGCTCCTCCAA GAGGGCTTGTCCCGGGATAGCTTGGCGGAAGCGAAGGTACGGATGTCTACAGAGGATGCCGTGAAGAAGATGCAATCCATGGGACTTGTCTGCATCTGCCCGAATCGAATGGCCAAGGGATGCCGGAATTGTGCACTAAGGCACATCACCGAAAGGCTCCGGGAAGCAGGATATAACAGCGCCCTTTGCAAGTCCAAGTGGAGTCGGTCCCTGGATATCCCTTCAG GGGAACACAGCTACGTAGACGTGGTGATGGAGGCAAAGAACGGCAGAAGGAACCCAATTAGAGTAGTCATAGAGCTGAACCTCCGTGCGGAGTTTGAGATGGCGAGAGCCAGCGAGGAATACAACCAGCTTGTAAACTGCCTTCCGGAGGTCTTCGTTGGCAAGTCGGAGAAGCTAAAGAATGCGATCAAGATCATGTGCTCGGCGGCGAAGAAGTGCATGAAGGATAACAAGATGCACTTGGGGCCATGGAGGAAGCACAAGTACATGCAGTCTAAATGGCTCGGAACACCCGAGAGGATGGACCCTGGCCCTGGGGCGCCGTTCCTCCCAACGGCGGCGTCCGACCGGCAACCAAAGCTTAGAGCTTCCATGCTGACCTTTGACTTGCACCGCACTGCTGTGGAAGTCATTTGA
- the LOC103708936 gene encoding beta-glucuronosyltransferase GlcAT14A-like, translating into MEFIKARVPLLPTMEKKWALCPLALSTAVCIFLVVASFNMGHLCSLPSIFSNFRDGNSMTSRSAFVESKLADRPPPPAGPTIPRLAYLVSGSKGDLDLLWRTLQALYHPRNLYVVHLDLESPAAERLELASRVANDTLLREVGNVHVITKANMVTYRGPTMVANTLHACAILLKKSKDWDWFINLSASDYPLVTQDDILHTFSSLPRNLNFVDHTSRLGWKAGQRAKPLIIDPGLYMSQKKDIFSATQSRELPTAFKLFTGSAWMALTREFVEYCVWGWDNLPRTVLMYYTNFVSSPEGYFHTVICNTPEFMHTVVNHDLHYISWDVPPKQHPHILSLADVPKMIGSSAPFARKFSRNDTVLDKIDADLLGRKNGSFVPGGWCEGSPPCSAAGDPTQLKPGPGADRLAKLMERVVYSERFASKQCK; encoded by the exons ATGGAATTTATTAAGGCAAGAGTTCCTCTGCTTCCAACCATGGAGAAGAAATGGGCATTATGCCCGTTGGCCTTGAGCACCGCCGTCTGTATCTTTCTCGTCGTGGCCTCTTTCAACATGGGCCACCTCTGCTCCCTCCCCAGCATCTTCTCCAACTTCCGAGACGGGAATTCGATGACCTCGAGATCCGCCTTCGTGGAATCCAAGCTTGCCGACCGCCCACCGCCGCCTGCCGGCCCGACGATTCCCCGGCTGGCCTACTTGGTCTCGGGATCCAAGGGCGACCTGGACCTCCTGTGGAGGACGTTGCAGGCTCTCTACCACCCCCGGAACCTCTACGTGGTCCACTTGGACTTGGAATCGCCGGCTGCCGAGAGACTGGAATTGGCTTCTCGGGTGGCGAATGATACGCTTCTCCGCGAGGTCGGTAACGTTCATGTGATCACTAAGGCTAACATGGTGACATATCGAGGGCCGACCATGGTTGCCAACACTCTCCATGCTTGTGCTATACTTCTCAAGAAGAGCAAGGACTGGGACTGGTTCATAAACCTCAGCGCCTCCGACTATCCTCTTGTAACGCAAGATG ATATCCTCCACACTTTTTCATCGCTGCCCAGGAATTTGAATTTCGTCGACCATACAAGTCGATTGGGATGGAAGGC GGGGCAGAGGGCAAAGCCATTGATCATAGACCCGGGGCTTTATATGTCCCAGAAGAAGGATATCTTCTCGGCGACTCAGAGTAGAGAGCTACCAACTGCATTTAAGCTGTTTACAG GCTCTGCATGGATGGCCCTGACCCGGGAGTTTGTTGAGTACTGTGTCTGGGGCTGGGACAACCTGCCAAGAACTGTCCTCATGTACTACACCAATTTCGTTTCCTCCCCTGAAGGCTATTTCCACACAGTCATCTGCAACACGCCCGAGTTCATGCACACCGTCGTGAACCATGACCTCCACTACATTTCATGGGATGTGCCCCCAAAGCAGCATCCTCACATCCTCTCCCTCGCCGACGTCCCTAAAATGATCGGCAGCAGCGCACCCTTCGCCCGCAAGTTCAGCAGAAACGACACAGTACTGGATAAGATTGATGCAGATCTCCTAGGCCGGAAGAACGGGAGCTTTGTCCCTGGTGGTTGGTGTGAGGGAAGTCCGCCGTGCTCGGCAGCCGGGGACCCGACACAGCTGAAGCCGGGACCAGGGGCTGACAGGCTAGCTAAGCTTATGGAAAGAGTAGTTTACTCAGAGAGGTTTGCTTCGAAGCAGTGTAAATAA